One Burkholderia vietnamiensis LMG 10929 genomic window, CGCGCGAGATCGGGGCCGTTCGGCGTGTACGGCACGCTGACGATGCGCGCACGATGCGCGCGCAGCAGCGCCTGGAAGTTGAAGTAGCACGGATCGTCGAGCACGACCGTGTCGCCCGGCTCGAGCAGCAGCCGGCACACCAGATCGAGTGCGTGCGTGCCGCCGTCGGTCAGCATGATCTGCGCGGGCTCCGCGTGGATGCCGTGCTGGGCGAGGCGCCACGCAAGCTGCTGACGCAGCGCGGGCAGCCCGAGCGGCGTCGCATAGTCGGTCAGCGCATCGGGTTCGTCGCGCGACACCGCGCGCAGTGCGCGGCGCAGACTCTCGTCCGGCAGCCACGACGACGGCAGCCAGCCGCAGCCGGGCTTCACCGAGCCCGGCGCCGCCTCGAGCGCCTGGCGCGACAACCACAGCGGATCGAGCTCGCGATCGAGCCGCGGGCCGAGCTCCGCGAGCGCGAGCGGCGGCGCATGGCCCGCCACGTAGAAGCCCGAGCCGCGCCGCGCGACGAGCACGCCCTCGCTCGCGAGCCGCTCGTACGCATCGACGACGGTCGATTTCGACACGCCCAGCGCGTCGGCCATCATCCGGATCGACGGCACGCGCGCACCGGGCATCAGCGCGCGGCTCGCGATCCGCGCGCGCAAGGTGTCCATCACGGTTTCCACGCGGGTGCGCGATGGTGCGGGCGCAGTGGGCAACACGGGAATCGGCACGGCACGGCTCATGGCTGAAAAGAACTGTACGGACGGTTGTTCAGTACAGTTTGGCGGAATTGTATTGGGCTGTAGCTTACGCGCTTTTCGCGCGCGGCGGATCATCGGTGATCTCCATTCGACGATCAGGATTTCCCGTGCAAAAGACCACCGACGGATGGCTCAGCGGCCTGCTGGGCGTGATCATCTTCAGCGGCTCGCTGCCCGCGACGCGCGTCGCGGTGCAGGGGCTGGATCCGCTGTTCCTCACGTTCGCGCGCGCGACGATCGCCGGCGTGCTCGGGCTGATCCTGCTCGTCGCGTCGAAGCAGAAGCGGCCGACGCGCGCCGAGACCGCCTCGCTCGCCGTGGTCGCGCTCGGCGTCGTGGTCGGCTTTCCGCTGCTGACGGCGCTGGCGCTCAAGCACGTGACGTCCGCGCACGCGATCGTGTTCGTCGGGCTGCTGCCGCTCGCGACCGCGCTGTTCGGCGTGTGGCGCGGCGGCGAGCGGCCGCGGCTGCCGTTCTGGATCTTCTCGCTGGTCGGCAGCGGCGCGGTGGCCGCGTTCGCGCTGCGCAACGGCGGCAGCGCGTCGGTGGTCGGCGATGCGCTGATGCTCGCGGCGATCGTCGCGTGCGGGCTCGGCTATGCGGAAGGCGCACGCCTGTCGCGTCAGCTCGGCGGCTGGCAGGTGATCTCGTGGGCGCTCGTGTTGTCGCTGCCGGTGATGCTGCCGCTCGCCGCGTTCACGTGGCCCGCGACGTTCGACGGCGTCGACGCCGCCGCGCTGTGGGGGCTCGCGTACGTGTCGCTGTTCAGCATGCTGATCGGCTTCGTGTTCTGGTATCGCGGCCTCGCGCTCGGCGGGATCGCGGGCGTCGGCCAGCTGCAATTGCTGCAGCCGTTCTTCGGCTTCCTGCTCGCCGCCGGGCTGCTGCACGAGACGGTGCCGCCGTCGATGCTCGTCGTGACGGCGGTCGTGGTCGGCTGCGTGGCCGGCGCGAAGTACTTCTCGAAGATGGCGCCGGTGCAGCGCGCGGGCTGACGCGTGACTGCGCGGCGGCGGGTCAGACGACGACGTTCAACGATCGCCGCGAGCGCAATCGCCTGACAACGATACGGCCGCGCATGCCGGTAACGGCATTGCGCGGCCGTTGGCGTTCGGCTCGCCGAACGCGGCGCGGATGCGGGTGCGAGTGGCGCGCGTTACTCGAAGGTCTCGAGCGCGAGCAGTTCGCCGATCGTCTGCCGGCGGCGGATCAGCCGTGGCGTGCCGCGATCGACGAGCACTTCCGGTGCGAGCGGCCGGCTGTTGTAGTTCGACGACATCGACGCGCCGTATGCGCCCGCATCGTGCAGGAACAGCAGATCGCCGATCTGCGGCTGCGGGAGCTTGCGGTGCGTGACCACGCCGCCCGCGTCCTGCGTGAACACGTCGCCGGACTCGCACAACGGGCCGGCGATCGCGATGTCGACGAGCGGGCGGCCGGCCGGCAGCGTGCCGTCCGGCGCGTGCACCGACACCGCGTGGTAGCTGCCGTACATCGACGGACGCATCAGGTCGTTGAAACCCGCGTCGATCAGCACGAAGTCGTGCTGCGGCCGGCGGTTCACGGCCTGCACTTCGGTGACGAGCGTGCCGGCCTCGGCGACGAGGAAGCGGCCCGGTTCGATCTCGATGCGCACCGCGTGGCCGAGATGCCGTTCGATCCGCTTGCGCGCGGCATCCCACTGGTTGAAGTAGTGACCGACGTCGACGCGCGGCTCGCCGCCGCGATACGGAATCGACAACCCGCCGCCCGCCGAAATGGCGTCGATATCGTGGCCGAGCGACGTGACGAGATCGACCATCGCGTCGCACACCTGCGACAGGTGGCCGTAGTCGACGCCCGAACCGATATGCATGTGGATGCCGACCAGTTTCAGCCCGTAGCGGCGCACGATCTCGATCGCGCGCGGCACGTCGTCGATCCAGATGCCGTGCTTGCTCTGCGGGCCGCCGGTGTTGGTCTTGTTGCTGTGGCCGTGGCCGAAGCCCGGGTTCACGCGCAGCCACACGCGATGGCCGGGCGCATGCTCGCCGACGCGCGCGAGCATGTCGAGCGACCCGGCGTTCACCGTCACACCGTGCTTCAGCACGGCCGCGAGCGTCGGACGATCGATCAGGTCGGCGGTGAACACGACGCCTTCCGGCTCGCCGGCCGGGCTGAAGCCGGCCGCGAGGCTGCGCTCGATTTCGCCGAGCGACACGGCGTCGACGCACGCGCCTTCTTCGCGCATCAGCTTCAGGATATGCAGGTTCGAGTTCGCCTTCTGCGCATAGCGGATCACGTCGAACTGGCGCAGTTGAGCGATGCGTTCGCGAATGACGTCGGCGTCGTACACCCACAGCGGGGTGCCGTATTGCTGCGCGAGCGTCGCGAGCTGGCGGGAATCGAGGGACATGGCGGTGGATCGGTCGAATGAACGGATAGCCGCCATGATGCGCCGGATCGTCTATACAGTAAAATGCCTGTTTATCGGTATTCGATTCATTCATGATATAGATGGGTGGCCATGCTGACACACCGGCACATCGAGGTCTTCCGCGCGCTGATGGTCACCGGCAGCACCACGCGCGCGGCCGAAATGCTTTATACGTCGCAGCCGACGATCAGCCGCGAGCTCGCGCGGATGGAGCAGGCGGTCGGCTTCGCGCTGTTCGAGCGCTCGCACGGCCGGCTGCGGCCGACGATGGCCGCGCTCACGCTGTTCGACGACGTGCGGCTCGCGTATGTGGGGCTCGAGCGCGTCGCGGCGACGGCCGCGCGGTTGCGCGAGTTTCGCGACGGCCAGCTGTCGGTGATCGCGCTGCCGGCGTTCGCGCATGCGATTCTGCCGGGCGCGTGCCGGCGTTTTCACGACGCGCATGCGGGCGTCAGCGTGTCGGTCGCGACGCAGGAGTCGCCGGTGCTCGAGGAGTGGCTGACCGCGCAGCGCTACGACCTCGGCTTGACCGAGCACGACGTCGCGCCGGCCGGCACCGTGCTCACGCCGCTGCTCGAGGTCGACGAGGTCTGCGTGCTGCCCGACGGCCATCCGCTGCTCGACAAGCAGGCGATCGATCTCGCGGATCTCGCCGATCGCCCGTTCGTGAGCCTGTCGCTGAACGACCCATACCGGATCCTGATCGACGAGGCATTCGCGCAGCTCGGCGTCGCGCCGCGTTCGGTGGTCGAGACGCCGTCGGCCGTGTCGGTGTGCGCGTTCGTGCGGCAGGGGCTCGGTGCCGCGATCGTCAATCCGCTGACCGCGCTCGATTTCGTCGGGCGCGACCTGCATGTGCGGCCGCTCACGCGTTCGTTTGCGTATCGCGTCAGCGTGATCGTGCCCGAGCATCGGCCGAAGAACCTGCTGGTCGATGCGTTCACCGACGCATTGCGCGACGAAGCGACGGCGATCCGCAGCCGGCTCGCGGCCTTGCCGGGTTAGTGCGCGGGTAGCGCCGGCCGTATGATGGACGTTTCGCTGCATGCAGCCTCGCTTCGACGGAACCCGCGATGA contains:
- a CDS encoding DMT family transporter — its product is MQKTTDGWLSGLLGVIIFSGSLPATRVAVQGLDPLFLTFARATIAGVLGLILLVASKQKRPTRAETASLAVVALGVVVGFPLLTALALKHVTSAHAIVFVGLLPLATALFGVWRGGERPRLPFWIFSLVGSGAVAAFALRNGGSASVVGDALMLAAIVACGLGYAEGARLSRQLGGWQVISWALVLSLPVMLPLAAFTWPATFDGVDAAALWGLAYVSLFSMLIGFVFWYRGLALGGIAGVGQLQLLQPFFGFLLAAGLLHETVPPSMLVVTAVVVGCVAGAKYFSKMAPVQRAG
- the lysA gene encoding diaminopimelate decarboxylase — its product is MSLDSRQLATLAQQYGTPLWVYDADVIRERIAQLRQFDVIRYAQKANSNLHILKLMREEGACVDAVSLGEIERSLAAGFSPAGEPEGVVFTADLIDRPTLAAVLKHGVTVNAGSLDMLARVGEHAPGHRVWLRVNPGFGHGHSNKTNTGGPQSKHGIWIDDVPRAIEIVRRYGLKLVGIHMHIGSGVDYGHLSQVCDAMVDLVTSLGHDIDAISAGGGLSIPYRGGEPRVDVGHYFNQWDAARKRIERHLGHAVRIEIEPGRFLVAEAGTLVTEVQAVNRRPQHDFVLIDAGFNDLMRPSMYGSYHAVSVHAPDGTLPAGRPLVDIAIAGPLCESGDVFTQDAGGVVTHRKLPQPQIGDLLFLHDAGAYGASMSSNYNSRPLAPEVLVDRGTPRLIRRRQTIGELLALETFE
- a CDS encoding LysR family transcriptional regulator; translated protein: MLTHRHIEVFRALMVTGSTTRAAEMLYTSQPTISRELARMEQAVGFALFERSHGRLRPTMAALTLFDDVRLAYVGLERVAATAARLREFRDGQLSVIALPAFAHAILPGACRRFHDAHAGVSVSVATQESPVLEEWLTAQRYDLGLTEHDVAPAGTVLTPLLEVDEVCVLPDGHPLLDKQAIDLADLADRPFVSLSLNDPYRILIDEAFAQLGVAPRSVVETPSAVSVCAFVRQGLGAAIVNPLTALDFVGRDLHVRPLTRSFAYRVSVIVPEHRPKNLLVDAFTDALRDEATAIRSRLAALPG